The Mauremys reevesii isolate NIE-2019 linkage group 1, ASM1616193v1, whole genome shotgun sequence genome has a segment encoding these proteins:
- the LOC120395556 gene encoding olfactory receptor 52R1-like has protein sequence MSDPNTTNFTNPSTFILLGVPGLEAAHVWISIPFCTMYIIAILGNFTILFIVKIEPSLHGPMYYFLCMLAVTDLVLSTSILPKTLSIFWFNSREIDFSACLTQMYFIHWFLAMESGILVALALDRYVAICDPLRHSTILTNAVVAKIGLAVVLRGITLMLPFPFLARLWPYCRTNIIPHTHCEHIAVAKLACTDIRVSNYYGLFVVISVTGLDVLFITMSYTQIVRAIFSLPTKDTRLKTLGTCSSHLCVILAFYIPGLFSFLTQRFGHNVPLHFHVLMANMYPLVPPMLNPIIYGVRTREIRDRLLRLFPHKGT, from the coding sequence atgtcagatcccaACACAAccaacttcaccaacccctccaccttcatcttGCTGGGTGTTCCTGGCCTGGAGgcggcccatgtctggatctccatccccttctgcaccatgtacatcatagccatcttggggaacttcaccatcctgttcattgtgaagatagagccgagcctccatgggcccatgtactatttcctctgcatgctggctgtcactgacctggtcctgtccacgtccatcctgcccaaaacgctgagcatcttctggttcaattccagggagattgatttcagtgcctgcctcacccagatgtacttcattcactggtTCTTAGcgatggagtctgggatcttaGTGGCCTTGGCTTTGGATCGGTATGTAGCCATCTGTgaccccctgagacattccaccatcctgacaaacgcTGTGGTGGCCAAGATTGGCCTGGCTGTGGTGCTGCGCGGCATCACGCTTATGCTGCCCTTTCCCTTCCTGGCGAGGctgtggccatattgcagaaccaacatcatccctcACACGCACTGTGAGCACATTGCTGTGGCGAAGCTGGCCTGCACCGACATCCGCGTCAGTAATTACTATGGCCTCTTTGTGGTAATCTCTGTGACTGGTCTGGATGTGCTTTTTATCACTATGTCCTATACTCAGATcgtcagggccatcttcagcctgcCCACAAAGGACACCCGGCTCAAGACTttggggacctgcagctcccacctctgtgtcatcttagccttttacatcccaggtctcttctccttcctcacgcagcggtttggccacaatgtgccccTTCATTTCCATGTTCTCATGGCCAACATGTACCCCCTGGTGCCtcccatgctaaaccccatcatctatggagtgaggaccagagagatccgggacaggctgctccggctctttcctcataaagggacctaa